The genomic window AGTTGTAAATCAAGTTATTAAATTTATTCAGCTAATTGTTCCCCTTGATTTCCCTCTATTATAGCATCAGCTATTTTAGCAGTTAATAATCTAACAGCTCTTATAGCATCATCATTTCCTGGTATTACAAAATCAACTTCATCTGGATCACAGTTTGTATCAACTATTGCTACAACTGGTATTCCTAAAACTTTAGCTTCTGATACAGCATTTTTTTCTTTTCTTGGGTCTACTACAAACATAGCTCCTATTTTACTAGCATCCATGTTTTTAATTCCACCAAGGTTCTTTTCTAATTTTTCTTTTTCATTTCTTAACTTTATAACTTCTTTTTTTGGAAGAACTTCAAATGTTCCATCTTGTTCCATTGTTTCTAATTCTTCTAATCTTCCTATTCTTTTCTTTATTGTGTTAAAGTTTGTAAGCATTCCACCTAACCATCTATTATTAACAAAGTGCATGCCTGATCTTATACTTTCTTCTTGTATAGCTTCTTGAGCTTGCTTTTTAGTACCTACAAATATAACTTCTTTTCCTTCTGTAACAACTTCTTTAATGAAATCATAAGCTTCTTCAACTTTTTTCACAGTCTTTTGTAGGTCTATAATATAGATACCATTTCTTTCTGTAAATATGTATGGAGCCATTTTAGGATTCCATCTTCTTGTTTGATGTCCAAAGTGAACACCTGCTTCTAATAATTGTTTCATTGATATTACTGACATAAAAAATTACCTCCTATTGGTTTTTACCTCCATTGCCCCGTTACTATTAATAACCCTCTTTATCACTAAAGAAGGCACCAACTTCCAAACAGACAATGTGTGTTTTTCTTCC from Clostridium sp. MB40-C1 includes these protein-coding regions:
- the rpsB gene encoding 30S ribosomal protein S2 codes for the protein MSVISMKQLLEAGVHFGHQTRRWNPKMAPYIFTERNGIYIIDLQKTVKKVEEAYDFIKEVVTEGKEVIFVGTKKQAQEAIQEESIRSGMHFVNNRWLGGMLTNFNTIKKRIGRLEELETMEQDGTFEVLPKKEVIKLRNEKEKLEKNLGGIKNMDASKIGAMFVVDPRKEKNAVSEAKVLGIPVVAIVDTNCDPDEVDFVIPGNDDAIRAVRLLTAKIADAIIEGNQGEQLAE